Below is a genomic region from Populus trichocarpa isolate Nisqually-1 chromosome 15, P.trichocarpa_v4.1, whole genome shotgun sequence.
CCTGGCCTTGATAGATTGGTTCAATGTTCCTCTTTTTGATTAAACCAGCAGTCATTTCATTGGGAATTTAATGGACATAAATAACTCCTCCCCCGGATTCTTATGCGGAATCCGGAGCAAAAGAATGACCACACAATAGGGTAAACCCTAGAAGGCTCAACAGAGAAAGGCTAAGCAACTGTGATCAGCCACCTACCAGTTTTATTCTTCAAGAGGCAAACAAATTAgcattgaaaaatcaaaagcaatccAAAAGCCGACACTACATGACAACTAACTACTAAAAAGTGGTTCTGTGTCAATTAATTGAAGGTTATTATCATGCGGCGAAATACACTTTGCGAGCCCTACCTACTAAGtggaagatttttgttttttttttaagattcgcGGAGTGATAAGAGGCAAAAGGTGGAGGCTGGCATGGGGTCATATCCAGGGCAAGACATTTTGGAACCATTGGGATAGGAAGCAATGATGTAAAACTTGTCAACTTTAGATCCTTAAAAGGGCTTTCTTTCTTTGGTGGGGAATCTCTGAAGAGTTCcaattccaaaaaaaagaaggcaagaTCCAATCAGAAATGATAAGTTTAACACTGTTTCCACATCCCAGTAGAAAAAATCTCTCTTTCCATGGACCACTAATAGCCAACTAGCAAGTTCAGGTCATGTACATATCAAACACGGATGATTAAGAAACGTGTTAGGCCAATTAGCTGTATAATGCACAATTAAAAACTCTTTTACTAACTACGATCCAACAAGCTAAACTAGACAatagagaaacaaaataaaggGACTTTAATCAGTTACCTGCAAAGTGGAACCCTGCAAGAATCAGTTTGGTCACAGATTGATGAGTGAAGTCTTAAGAGCTGCCACATCCGTTTACACCTTGAGCATTTTCCATTAACCCGATTCTTACAAATGGCAAAGTGCTTGATCAAAAGCTGGAGACCTTCACATATGGAGAACTTGTCACACGGATCCCGTTTCTTGCTAGGTTCCAAGTCACATGGACCGACAGTTGTGCACCCTTCTGTGCATATGTGCTCTAAGCACTCCATTGCTTCACTTAGCTCCATGTACAATCTCTGCTCCTCTCTATGCCTCCTTGCTCTCATCTTCCTCTGCTCATCATTTCACGATTAAATTAATACCTTTAATAGGTCTCGATCGGGTCAATTGtgtttgttatttaattatattccCATAAATTAACGATTAAAACTTACAGATTCAGCTTCATCAATGAATTGGAGAATCTCAAGCTCGAGAAAAGGGTCATTCTCGTGCATGAACTTCCACCCTTCTGTTTTCTCTACAGCCTTGAAATTACTAGACAACATCCTCATGCACTTGAGATAAAGATCCGGTGAATCACAGAGCCTAGCCAATTGAAGCACATCCACCACATTCTCAATGGTCAACCGTTGCCCAACAGCTTTTGAACATCTGTGCTTCAATTGTGGGACCAAGTAAACGTGTGACAATGCCAGAAGATGGATCCCGTACTTCTCCAACTCCTCCTCGCTACACCTGCACCAGGGCCACTCCCATCATTTCACAGAAACTGAAGACTAATCAAATTTGCCCCTCGGATTTTGGAGAAAATATCCCTATTTTCGCTTACGTAACCGACCAAAATACTAATGCTAAATTAgcctaaaaaaacattgtgtgGTAAGGTTTTTTCGGACACCAagaatttaaggaaaaa
It encodes:
- the LOC7453816 gene encoding BTB/POZ and TAZ domain-containing protein 1, giving the protein MEEFNSTAFPTISGDLMSDHFQFSDQDSLPKPDVEILTSNGLRIPAHTGILALVSPVLENVIERPPKHRSSEKTIPIHGVPCEAVSAFIQFLYSSRCSEEELEKYGIHLLALSHVYLVPQLKHRCSKAVGQRLTIENVVDVLQLARLCDSPDLYLKCMRMLSSNFKAVEKTEGWKFMHENDPFLELEILQFIDEAESRKMRARRHREEQRLYMELSEAMECLEHICTEGCTTVGPCDLEPSKKRDPCDKFSICEGLQLLIKHFAICKNRVNGKCSRCKRMWQLLRLHSSICDQTDSCRVPLCRQFKLKMQLEKKGVETLWRLLVKKVASARAMSSLSLPKRKREEPRETMHDHGIRNFRL